A segment of the Odontesthes bonariensis isolate fOdoBon6 chromosome 8, fOdoBon6.hap1, whole genome shotgun sequence genome:
CCTCTGTAAGGAGCCCCTGTTAGCATGGTGCTGAGAGGAAGTCCCAGCTTGGAGGAAGGCCTCTACCCTTCTTTTTGAATGAAGCAGCTTTCTCTTTGCGTCGTCATTTGCTCAATAATGTGCTAAAACTATGGATCTGGGTTCAGCCATGCTAGAAGTTTGCAGGTCTAACTTGCAGGGAAAATGATCAGATCTTGGTTATAAAACTAAGACATTCTGGGCAAGTTGTTGTTTCTTAGTTACGTTCAGATCCAGACATGCTTTCAAACAGATGCGTCAGACAGACTGACactttggcattagtgtccattgttaaaagaagaaaatcagcacacacacaggtggcCACTCAGCTTTATTTAGCCAGGATTGTGTCTCAACCTGCCCTTCGCTTCCACTCACTCATCCTGTGGTAACTCTAGACCCTTTGATGAATGAAAGGCAAAGGACGTGGTAGAAAAGCCAGAAATCCTTCTGCACCTTCCATATAAGCCGGGATTTTCTATCCAGAGCTTTTCTCCTGCTGAGAAAAAATGGGAAAGAACTGAACCAAATTTCACTCAAAATATCATATCATCGGACAATGATTGATGGATACAAAAAGATGACAAAGAGCATTATACAGTACCTGAAAAGCCCTGCACAGCTGATCCCTTCTGTAGATGTATTCGTGTGATAACTCACCCTGAGGTTAGAAGAtctataagaaaaaataattatatgaTTAAAAACCATGTTTTTGTTGTCTAATCACTTTgctaaatgtattattatattCTTTTCTCCTTAAAATGAAAGATTTCTGTCTGTTTGCCCAAAGGGTTCTTTTACACTTGAATATAAAAATGTTATCACCATGAAAGACACATAAAAGTGGAGTACAGTTTAGTGGGTGGCAAAGAAGACGAAAGTGGAGGAATTAGTGGATGCTCTTTTGTTTGTGGAAGTTGAAGTGTAGACATTTGTAAAAGAGAGGATCATACTTATCATGTAACAAAAGAACAAGCAACGACACATGAATAATCTCAGTCGAAGAAACAGACATGCAGAGGCAAACCAAATTTAAAATGGGCaaaaattgaaaagaaaaatatactttGGGGTGACTTTTCCCTGATGGAAATTGGAATGATCCTGACGTTGCCAGTTTTCTCAGGTTACAAAGTCCAGAGATATAGATGGTCTTTCTAATTGAGGCATTTGAGATGGTGCTATCTCCAATTTGACCACTACATGTCAAAAATAGTTCCACACTGTTACAATAAAACGGTTTACATACCGTAAATAGTACATAGTAGCAataaaacccatccatccattttctatacccgctgaatccgtcggtcgggtcgtaggggggctggagcctatcccagcagtcattgggtgAGAAGCAGGGTACAGCCTGGACAGGCTGCTATCACAGGGACACACAACTACACACAGGCTCACACTTACTCCTGAGGACAATTTTTTAGAGAAAccattaacctaacatgcatgtttttggacagtgggaggaagcggagtacctggagagaacccacacatacacggggagaacatgcaaactccacacagaaaggccccagccgggagttgaacctgaaaCCCTCTCACTGTGAGGCAACGCTGCTAACCACCactgctaaccaccacaccaccgtgcagcgaTGACCTGATCTTTGTATATAATTATGTGCCAGAATTTTCCAACTGGTGACAAATTAGGATGTTATTTAAGTATCCAGACTTTTTCTGCAATGCCTTGGGTGTTGTAATGCTTGTAAAGTATGGTTTGACATTGATTTGCTGAATTAGGCAAAgccttaattaaaaaaaaaaggatggcaGAGTACATATTGGTTAGCATTAATGATGTCTCCACAGTCTTTCAAGTAACCAGTGCTGAGTCCCATGCATACAGAATTATTTTTCAGAATCTTTCCATTTCTGATATTCACTATTTACTGTAGATCTCAGTTCTCAGGTGTGATGGTGAACCACTCCAATTCTTAACTTCTGAAAGACTTAAACTatgtggaatgctctctttttatacccagtcaTGTCACTGATCTGTTGCTGATTTGACACGGTGTCTTAGTGCTATTTTGAATTCAATATAGGGTTTAAATGATTCTTTGAAATCTATCTTTGTGTCAGTATAGGATGGTGCTGTAGTGGTGTTGATAAAAGTTACTGTAAATGAGCTAAAAGCCagcagattttttaaaaatctttactTAATTTTAACTTAAATTTCTTGCTTGctgtttacattaaaaaaaacatgactcaAGATAGAAAGGGTGTGTCCCCCATCTTTGCCCAGTgatagctgggataggctccagcctcaccacaaccctgaattggattaagtgagtatagaaaatggatgaatgggaaagaaaatgaaaatccaGAGCCTGATTGGGAACATGAGGGGTAAATCAATGCATGTTAATAATTTCATAACATACATTGATTCTGTCTTAACTATACAGTCCACTTAATGCGACTTCACTGTTGCTGTCAGTGTTATGTATTTGATGATAATAGACAAAAGGTTGTTATAAATAAATTGTTATAAAACACTATATCCTGGGtgattgatttattattatagTTATTTTTAGtaccattttcttttctttctactATTTTACGATCTAAAATGCTGgataaaaaagacacaaaattacATGTGAAGACATGTTCATTCTGAGAAATGTTTATTCACATTGAAGACATTTTTGAGCAATGAAATCACCTGTCCAGTTAATTCAGAAAAACAATGACCAGAATTAAAAGGTGTCTTGGCATTTTTAAACAAGAATTCACATTTCTTTTGCGTACAAAACATTAAGGAATGTTGGCCATGAATATTCACAGGATTCAACTAATTTTCCCCcaatattaaataaaaataagttaCCTACAGTAAATATGCATATTTGTAAACTAGAGAAATTTTCTTCATGTAAATAAGAACATAGACCTAGAACATGTGACCATGACTTTGGCTTCAAGCCTACAAATATAAAGTagtcaaagaaaaaatgaaaaattactttgcatatgcattcaaaagattcTGCTCCTGCTCAGTGTGGCAAATTCACACTGAGTCCTCAAAGCTCTCCACATAACATAAATACACATTATCGCTATATTCGTATTCTCTCATGCTAAATTGTTGTACATTTTTGCTCAAAACTCTACATAACTTTACATATTTCTATATCAACATAAGGCACAACTATCAGACAGGAGATTTCCACAATTAAAACATCAACCCATCAGTATAATTTCTTTTTGATTTGAATCACATTAAAAGATGTTTTCTGGatgcaataataaaataagttGATAATTAGCATCAGATTGtttcacaaacacaaaaatatgtATTCTTTCACAGGTCCCATCAGCATCCAAGTCTATTAATTGAGGGGAATTAGAATTTGCATGCAAAATATTGTTGATTTTCTATTCAGATGACGATAGACCTGAGGAGACGGAAGCACGTGATGACATCTCTGGGAATTGGTGGGCTAATTTCGTTGCCATCCAAACGGAGGTAACGCAGCCGAGGCACGCTTTCGTTGAGTGACTCATCCAGAGCATCGACGGAGACAGGACAGACAGTGGAACCACTCACGCCTGTAAATGAGCAAAGGGAATTAATGTTATAAGACTTGCCTCTTTGATCAAGACCCCATCCATAGAGCTACTTAAACAAGATTTCCCTCAATACatctacacaaaacaacactaaGACTCACTTGTAATCTTGTTGTGGTCGAGGTGAAGGTGCTCAAGGCCTGAAGAAATAATGGGAACCTCAGTCAGCTGATTGTGGGACAACTGCAAGTCCAAAATACTGGAGACATTAAACACATCTTTGGGAACTCCACCGCTGCCAAGCTTGTTGTGATTGAGCCTCAGAAACGCCATTTTGGGCAAATCTTTGAAATAACCAGCTGGGATCTGCTCAATGCTGTTGCTATCAAGGAAAAGCTGGGTGATTGTGGGTGATAATCCAAGAGGCATGCTACTCAGATGATTCTTGGCGAGATTTAACTGTACCAGACTGCTGAGACCCTTTAGGCTCACTTCGGTCACAGCATCATCCATCAGCTTATTCCCCTGAAGATCCAGGAGGGTAAGCTTATCAAGACCAGCAAAGACACCAGCAGGGATCTTGGAGATACGATTGCGAGAGAGACGTAGATGCTCCAGACTGGCTGGTAGGGGAGATGGCACAGAAGACAGGAGGTTGTCATCCATGAACAGGTGCGCCAGGTGTGTCAG
Coding sequences within it:
- the kera gene encoding keratocan, coding for MALLQNLLCILCLVGLAVSQDMPYEELVAQIQACPKECRCPPNFPRAVYCDNRGLKSIPKIPPYTWYLYLQNNLIETLPSDALQNATQLRWLNLNRNKIPSEGVEESVLSPLTHLAHLFMDDNLLSSVPSPLPASLEHLRLSRNRISKIPAGVFAGLDKLTLLDLQGNKLMDDAVTEVSLKGLSSLVQLNLAKNHLSSMPLGLSPTITQLFLDSNSIEQIPAGYFKDLPKMAFLRLNHNKLGSGGVPKDVFNVSSILDLQLSHNQLTEVPIISSGLEHLHLDHNKITSVSGSTVCPVSVDALDESLNESVPRLRYLRLDGNEISPPIPRDVITCFRLLRSIVI